A region of Piscinibacter gummiphilus DNA encodes the following proteins:
- a CDS encoding arylsulfatase yields MPLRRHRFRKTALGLVALSLALQGCGGSDDDTVATTPPPATLAKRPNILFIMADDLGYSDVGAFGGEISTPHLDALAASGRLLTNHHTGTVCAITRSMLISGTDHHLVGEGTMGAPNDERRGLPGYEGYLNDRSLSVAQLLKDAGYHTYMAGKWHLGSNIATPATPVPLGTAGHTPDQWGFEKSFALMGGAASNHYFHETATSKNYTENGAYIQPGQPGQPGTGSYSTDFYTQRLISYIDANKGDGKPFFAYAAYTSPHWPLQVPEPWLSKYKGRYDAGYEAIRAARIAKQKQLGIIPQDFTPYATDPETLTSSPASANNGTASAKYINAVNGPADGYVDHGAGRVSKKWDSLTALEKKAQARYMEIYAGMVENLDHNIGVLIQHLKDIGEYENTLIVFQSDNGAEGWPIASASTDPKATDEANAADAVYATLGTDNGLTSAKRLQYGIRWAEVSATPFRQTKGHFGEGGVGTPLIVRMPHQAKAAGNFTSFTHIVDLTATFLDAGQAKLPTEAAPPSINAITGVDQNKGKVVYDSRYVYPVTGQSLLQVLLGNSSASVRKAPFADESYGRAYVTSTDGKWKALWTEPPHGPADGHWQLYDLTKDRGENNDLSATNPDVLKGLVTDWKTYMTSVGGVEPLRPVGYY; encoded by the coding sequence ATGCCCCTCCGCAGGCACCGCTTCCGGAAGACCGCCCTCGGCCTCGTCGCCCTGAGCCTCGCGCTCCAGGGCTGCGGCGGCAGCGACGACGACACCGTGGCGACGACCCCGCCCCCGGCCACGCTCGCCAAGCGCCCCAACATCCTGTTCATCATGGCCGATGACCTCGGCTACTCGGACGTCGGCGCATTCGGCGGCGAGATCAGCACGCCCCACCTCGACGCCCTCGCCGCCTCCGGCCGGCTGCTGACGAACCACCACACCGGCACCGTCTGCGCGATCACGCGCTCGATGCTCATCTCGGGCACCGACCACCACCTCGTCGGCGAAGGCACGATGGGCGCGCCGAACGACGAGCGCCGCGGCCTGCCCGGCTACGAGGGTTACCTGAACGACCGCTCGCTGTCGGTGGCCCAGCTGCTGAAGGACGCCGGGTACCACACGTACATGGCCGGCAAGTGGCACCTCGGCTCGAACATCGCGACGCCCGCCACGCCAGTGCCGCTGGGCACCGCCGGCCACACCCCCGACCAGTGGGGCTTCGAGAAGAGCTTCGCGCTGATGGGCGGCGCGGCCAGCAACCACTACTTCCACGAGACCGCCACGTCGAAGAACTACACCGAGAACGGCGCGTACATCCAGCCGGGGCAACCGGGTCAGCCCGGCACGGGCAGCTACTCCACCGACTTCTACACGCAGCGCCTGATCAGCTACATCGACGCCAACAAGGGCGACGGCAAGCCGTTCTTCGCGTACGCCGCGTACACGTCGCCCCACTGGCCGCTGCAGGTGCCGGAGCCCTGGCTCAGCAAGTACAAGGGCCGCTACGACGCAGGCTACGAGGCGATCCGCGCCGCGCGCATCGCGAAGCAGAAGCAGCTGGGCATCATCCCGCAGGACTTCACGCCGTACGCCACCGACCCCGAGACGCTCACGTCCTCACCGGCCTCGGCCAACAACGGCACCGCGAGCGCGAAGTACATCAACGCCGTCAACGGCCCCGCCGACGGGTACGTGGACCACGGCGCCGGCCGCGTGTCGAAGAAGTGGGACAGCCTGACCGCGCTCGAGAAGAAGGCGCAGGCGCGCTACATGGAGATCTACGCCGGCATGGTCGAGAACCTCGACCACAACATCGGCGTGCTGATCCAGCACCTGAAGGACATCGGCGAGTACGAGAACACGCTGATCGTGTTCCAGTCCGACAACGGCGCCGAGGGCTGGCCCATCGCGTCGGCCTCGACCGACCCGAAGGCCACCGACGAGGCGAACGCCGCCGACGCGGTGTACGCGACGCTCGGCACCGACAACGGCCTCACGTCGGCCAAACGCCTGCAGTACGGCATCCGCTGGGCCGAGGTGAGCGCCACGCCGTTCCGCCAGACCAAGGGCCACTTCGGCGAAGGCGGGGTCGGCACGCCGCTGATCGTGCGCATGCCCCACCAGGCGAAGGCGGCCGGGAACTTCACGTCCTTCACGCACATCGTCGACCTGACGGCCACGTTCCTCGACGCGGGCCAGGCCAAGCTGCCCACCGAGGCCGCGCCGCCCAGCATCAACGCGATCACGGGTGTCGACCAGAACAAGGGCAAGGTCGTCTACGACAGCCGCTACGTCTACCCGGTCACGGGCCAGTCGCTGCTGCAGGTGCTGCTCGGCAACTCGTCGGCCTCGGTGCGCAAGGCGCCGTTCGCGGACGAGTCCTACGGCCGCGCCTACGTGACGAGCACCGACGGCAAGTGGAAGGCCCTGTGGACCGAGCCGCCCCACGGCCCGGCCGACGGCCACTGGCAGCTGTACGACCTGACGAAGGACCGGGGCGAGAACAACGACCTCTCCGCCACGAATCCCGACGTGCTCAAGGGCCTGGTCACCGACTGGAAGACGTACATGACGTCGGTGGGCGGTGTCGAACCGCTGCGCCCGGTCGGCTACTACTGA
- the gph gene encoding phosphoglycolate phosphatase (PGP is an essential enzyme in the glycolate salvage pathway in higher organisms (photorespiration in plants). Phosphoglycolate results from the oxidase activity of RubisCO in the Calvin cycle when concentrations of carbon dioxide are low relative to oxygen. This enzyme is a member of the Haloacid Dehalogenase (HAD) superfamily of aspartate-nucleophile hydrolase enzymes (PF00702).) — protein sequence MSGVVLQAVLFDLDGTLIDSAPDLAGAGNEMRAARGLEPLPYETFRPLVGTGARGMVKVALDVTPEDPQFIELRDEFFSRYEARMTRETALFPAMRPVLDVLNARRLPWGIVTNKSQRFTTPLVKALGLDAEAGTVVCGDTTPHAKPHPEPLLEAARRLNLDPTACMYVGDDLRDVVAGRAAGMRTVAASWGYLGAGEHITEWAADHVIDFPGDLLKLPGMA from the coding sequence ATGAGCGGCGTCGTCCTCCAGGCCGTGCTGTTCGACCTCGACGGCACGCTGATCGACAGCGCCCCCGACCTCGCCGGCGCCGGCAACGAGATGCGCGCCGCGCGCGGCCTCGAACCGCTGCCCTACGAGACGTTCCGGCCGCTGGTGGGCACCGGCGCACGCGGGATGGTGAAGGTCGCGCTCGACGTCACGCCGGAGGACCCGCAGTTCATCGAGTTGCGCGACGAGTTCTTCAGCCGCTACGAAGCCCGCATGACGCGCGAGACGGCGCTGTTCCCGGCCATGCGCCCGGTGCTCGACGTGCTGAACGCGCGCCGCCTTCCGTGGGGCATCGTCACCAACAAGTCGCAGCGGTTCACCACGCCGCTGGTGAAGGCGCTGGGCCTCGACGCCGAGGCCGGCACGGTCGTCTGCGGTGACACCACCCCGCACGCGAAGCCGCACCCCGAGCCGCTGCTCGAGGCCGCCCGCCGCTTGAACCTCGACCCCACGGCCTGCATGTACGTGGGCGACGACCTCCGCGACGTGGTGGCCGGGCGTGCCGCGGGCATGCGCACCGTGGCGGCCTCCTGGGGCTACCTGGGCGCGGGCGAGCACATCACCGAATGGGCCGCCGACCACGTCATCGATTTTCCAGGCGATCTCTTGAAACTCCCCGGGATGGCCTAA
- the ubiG gene encoding bifunctional 2-polyprenyl-6-hydroxyphenol methylase/3-demethylubiquinol 3-O-methyltransferase UbiG, producing MTNADPQELAKFGDLAHRWWDPESEFRPLHQINPLRLDWIDGLARLNGKRVLDVGCGGGILADSMSRKGADVLGIDLATKALKVAQLHAMEAGTPSVRYREVAAEALAAESPDTFDVVTCMEMLEHVPDPSSIVRACATMVKPGGWVFFSTISRNPKAFLFAILGAEYLLKLLPKGTHEYARFIRPSELAQWARETGLDLHSTRGMEHNPLTGRYWLSGDTSVNYLIACRRPA from the coding sequence ATGACGAATGCCGATCCCCAGGAGCTCGCCAAGTTCGGCGACCTCGCCCACCGGTGGTGGGACCCCGAAAGCGAGTTCCGCCCGCTTCACCAGATCAACCCGCTGCGCCTCGACTGGATCGACGGCCTCGCGCGCCTGAACGGCAAGCGCGTGCTCGACGTGGGCTGTGGCGGCGGCATCCTCGCCGATTCGATGTCGCGCAAGGGCGCCGACGTGCTGGGCATCGACCTGGCCACCAAGGCGCTGAAGGTCGCCCAGCTGCACGCGATGGAAGCGGGCACGCCCTCGGTGCGCTACCGCGAGGTCGCGGCCGAGGCCCTGGCCGCCGAGTCGCCCGACACCTTCGACGTGGTCACCTGCATGGAGATGCTCGAGCACGTGCCCGACCCGTCGTCCATCGTGCGCGCCTGCGCCACGATGGTGAAGCCGGGCGGCTGGGTGTTCTTCTCCACCATCAGCCGCAACCCCAAGGCCTTCCTGTTCGCCATCCTGGGCGCCGAGTACCTGCTGAAGCTGCTGCCCAAGGGCACGCACGAGTACGCGCGGTTCATCCGCCCGAGCGAACTCGCGCAGTGGGCCCGCGAGACCGGTCTCGACCTGCATTCCACGCGGGGCATGGAACACAACCCGCTGACGGGCCGCTACTGGCTGTCGGGGGACACCAGCGTCAACTACCTCATCGCCTGCAGGCGGCCGGCATGA
- the ompA gene encoding outer membrane protein OmpA, producing the protein MKKLNKVASLFATAALAVSASGAFAQSNWVNNSGQPWKNGTNEYCWRNNFWTPATGVQGCDGVPAPAAPAPVAPAPVAPAPVAPAPAPVVPVVPAAPVSEKVTFAADAFFDFGKSTLKPEAREKLDDLVSKTKDVNLEVIIAVGHTDSVGSDAFNQKLSVSRAESVKKYLVSKGIETNRVYTEGKGKKQPVADNKTAEGRAKNRRVEIEVVGTRNRK; encoded by the coding sequence ATGAAGAAACTCAATAAAGTCGCATCGCTCTTCGCAACGGCCGCTCTCGCCGTCTCTGCATCCGGTGCATTCGCCCAAAGCAACTGGGTCAACAACTCCGGCCAACCCTGGAAGAACGGTACGAACGAATACTGCTGGCGCAACAACTTCTGGACGCCGGCCACTGGCGTTCAGGGTTGCGACGGCGTGCCGGCCCCGGCCGCTCCCGCTCCGGTCGCCCCGGCCCCGGTCGCTCCGGCTCCGGTCGCCCCGGCCCCGGCTCCGGTCGTGCCGGTCGTGCCCGCCGCTCCGGTGAGCGAGAAGGTCACGTTCGCCGCTGACGCCTTCTTCGACTTCGGCAAGTCCACGCTGAAGCCGGAAGCCCGCGAGAAGCTGGACGACCTGGTCTCGAAGACCAAGGACGTGAACCTCGAAGTCATCATCGCCGTCGGCCACACCGACTCGGTGGGTTCGGATGCCTTCAACCAGAAGCTGTCGGTCTCGCGCGCCGAGTCGGTCAAGAAGTACCTGGTCTCCAAGGGCATCGAAACCAACCGCGTCTACACCGAAGGCAAGGGCAAGAAGCAGCCCGTCGCCGACAACAAGACCGCCGAAGGCCGCGCGAAGAACCGTCGCGTGGAAATCGAAGTGGTTGGCACGCGCAACCGCAAGTAA
- a CDS encoding formylglycine-generating enzyme family protein: MALTGSGFALYSTAAPTPLRAALGTEAQCAAYGGLPAGWGADTSAGMVRVPGGDFSFGSTKGYPDERPASSKPVKVPSFWIDQTEVTVAQFATFVKATAYVTEAERQGGAVVFHQPTDAEMNARPYAWWTFVKGADWQHPGGPGSTIDGMGHVPVTFVTQADALAYARWLGRDLPTEVEWEYAAKLGQRGDTLDAAPRDGAGKPTANYWQGIFPAFDAKQDGHAGLAPVGCYGASPAGLHDMIGNVWEWTRDPYTGPHQPHMNGDTAAVAAPFHKPNQGMVIKGGSYLCSPDFCVRYRASARESQEADLATAHIGFRTVARDTR, translated from the coding sequence GTGGCGCTCACCGGCAGCGGCTTCGCGCTGTATTCCACCGCGGCCCCCACGCCGCTGCGCGCGGCTCTCGGCACCGAGGCGCAGTGCGCGGCCTATGGCGGCCTCCCGGCCGGCTGGGGCGCCGACACCAGCGCCGGCATGGTGCGGGTGCCCGGCGGCGACTTCAGCTTCGGCAGCACCAAGGGCTACCCCGACGAACGCCCCGCGTCGTCGAAGCCCGTGAAGGTGCCGTCGTTCTGGATCGACCAGACCGAGGTCACCGTCGCCCAGTTCGCCACCTTCGTGAAAGCCACCGCGTACGTCACCGAGGCGGAGCGCCAGGGCGGCGCGGTCGTCTTCCACCAACCCACCGACGCCGAGATGAACGCCCGCCCCTACGCGTGGTGGACCTTCGTCAAGGGCGCCGACTGGCAGCACCCCGGCGGACCCGGCAGCACCATCGATGGCATGGGCCATGTGCCCGTCACCTTCGTCACCCAGGCCGACGCCCTCGCCTACGCGCGCTGGCTCGGCCGCGACCTGCCCACCGAGGTGGAGTGGGAGTACGCCGCCAAGCTGGGCCAGCGCGGCGACACGCTCGACGCCGCCCCGCGCGACGGCGCCGGCAAACCCACCGCGAACTACTGGCAGGGCATCTTCCCCGCGTTCGACGCGAAGCAGGACGGCCACGCGGGCCTCGCCCCGGTCGGCTGCTACGGCGCGAGCCCCGCCGGCCTGCACGACATGATCGGCAACGTGTGGGAGTGGACCCGCGACCCGTACACCGGCCCGCACCAGCCGCACATGAACGGCGACACCGCCGCCGTGGCCGCGCCGTTCCACAAGCCGAACCAGGGCATGGTCATCAAGGGCGGCTCGTACCTGTGCTCGCCGGACTTCTGCGTGCGCTACCGCGCGTCCGCCCGCGAATCGCAGGAGGCCGACCTCGCCACGGCCCACATCGGCTTCCGCACCGTCGCGAGGGACACGCGATGA
- a CDS encoding MetQ/NlpA family ABC transporter substrate-binding protein, which translates to MKRRTCLLAGAAALWRPAFATAPRDVAVGVLPGPHAEIMAVVRDVAAAQGLALRLVEREGGRAINDDVAGGRLDAACFQDAVAFAAEPRRQPAPLVEVAATVTLPVAIYSRRVASVRQLPRGASIGIPRERAAASRALVLLHNHGLVELRDGSGLTATPRDVTGIRYGFKLVPLPQDRLADALHRLDAAVIDRPHAVRAQLMPARDSIGLEDARTPWAGVLAVRDGDRAAGWVHTLVASYRSEPVKRFILAQYQDSVRRPW; encoded by the coding sequence ATGAAGCGCCGCACCTGCCTGCTCGCCGGCGCGGCAGCGCTGTGGCGGCCGGCGTTCGCGACCGCCCCGCGCGACGTTGCCGTGGGCGTGCTGCCCGGGCCGCATGCCGAGATCATGGCGGTCGTGCGCGACGTCGCCGCGGCGCAGGGCCTCGCGCTGCGCCTCGTCGAACGCGAAGGCGGCCGCGCGATCAACGACGACGTGGCCGGGGGCCGGCTCGACGCCGCCTGCTTCCAGGACGCCGTGGCCTTCGCCGCGGAACCCCGCCGCCAGCCCGCGCCGCTCGTCGAGGTGGCCGCCACCGTGACCCTGCCCGTCGCGATCTACTCGCGGCGCGTCGCCTCGGTCCGCCAGCTGCCGCGCGGCGCGTCGATCGGGATCCCTCGCGAACGCGCCGCCGCGTCGCGCGCGCTCGTGCTGCTGCACAACCACGGCCTCGTCGAACTCCGCGACGGCTCGGGCCTCACGGCCACGCCGCGCGACGTGACCGGCATCCGCTACGGCTTCAAGCTCGTGCCCCTGCCGCAGGACCGTCTCGCCGACGCGCTGCACCGCCTGGACGCCGCGGTCATCGACCGCCCGCACGCGGTGCGCGCTCAGCTGATGCCGGCACGCGACTCCATCGGCCTCGAGGACGCCCGCACCCCGTGGGCCGGCGTGCTGGCCGTGCGCGACGGCGACCGCGCCGCCGGCTGGGTGCACACGCTGGTGGCGTCGTACCGCAGCGAGCCGGTCAAGCGGTTCATCCTGGCGCAGTACCAGGACTCGGTGCGCAGGCCCTGGTGA
- a CDS encoding YkgJ family cysteine cluster protein: MNTTVSFHCTACGKCCNSPPAMTVPELLHHEDLFVGALGVRCDPAGLSLATMALDFPSLEACPARLPDGLCGIHTNRKPAMCGTVPLDPHHADDRQHVVLFSRTTGAGYVGAECIVPGRREGLPVLVADGEVADPGYRTQLHGHRGALDRETQEWGGAVSALLRGQMAPPAAGDVVTLPLVPVLAVLAARSDAARRRCLRYVRRQRVLLDRKVDEGLARKHPRDKPVTKEFRAYAAAYERLEAALARGGVAATATAAEALRTETYLDAAEAA, encoded by the coding sequence GTGAACACCACCGTCTCGTTCCACTGCACGGCCTGCGGCAAGTGCTGCAACTCGCCGCCGGCGATGACGGTGCCCGAACTGCTGCACCACGAGGACCTGTTCGTCGGCGCGCTGGGCGTGCGGTGCGACCCGGCGGGCCTTTCGCTCGCGACGATGGCGCTCGACTTCCCGTCGCTCGAGGCTTGCCCGGCCCGCCTGCCCGACGGCCTGTGCGGCATCCACACGAACCGCAAGCCCGCGATGTGCGGCACGGTGCCGCTCGACCCGCACCACGCCGACGACCGCCAGCACGTCGTGCTGTTCAGCCGCACGACCGGTGCCGGCTACGTCGGCGCCGAGTGCATCGTGCCGGGCCGGCGCGAGGGCCTGCCCGTGCTGGTGGCCGACGGCGAGGTCGCCGACCCCGGCTACCGCACGCAGCTGCACGGGCACCGTGGCGCCCTCGACCGCGAGACGCAGGAATGGGGCGGCGCGGTCTCCGCCCTGCTGCGCGGGCAGATGGCTCCGCCCGCGGCCGGCGACGTGGTCACGCTGCCGCTGGTGCCGGTGCTGGCCGTGCTGGCGGCGAGGTCCGATGCGGCGCGCCGGCGGTGCCTGCGCTACGTGCGGCGGCAGCGGGTGCTGCTCGACCGCAAGGTGGACGAGGGCCTGGCCCGGAAACACCCGCGGGACAAGCCCGTGACGAAGGAGTTCCGCGCGTACGCCGCGGCCTACGAGCGGCTGGAAGCGGCGCTGGCACGCGGCGGCGTGGCCGCCACCGCGACGGCGGCCGAAGCCCTCCGCACCGAAACCTACCTGGACGCCGCCGAGGCCGCCTGA
- the gyrA gene encoding DNA gyrase subunit A → MTQFAKETLPISLEEEMRRSYLDYAMSVIVGRALPDARDGLKPVHRRVLYAMHELNNDWNRPYKKSARIVGDVIGKYHPHGDQSVYDTAVRMAQDFSLRHMLVDGQGNFGSIDGDNAAAMRYTEIRLSKIAHEMLADLDKETVDFGPNYDGSLKEPLVMPTRLPNLLVNGSGGIAVGMATNIPPHNLNEVVDACHHLLKNPDATIDELIEIIPAPDFPTAGIIYGTSGVREGYRTGRGKVVMRAKVHFEDIDRGARQAIIVDEIPYQVNKKTLLERMAELVHEKKIEGISHIQDESDRSGMRVVIELKRGEVPEVVLNNLYKQTQLQDTFGINMVALIDGQPKLCNLKDLISVFLEHRREVIHRRTVFELRKARERGHLLEGLAVALANIDEFIETIKTSPTPPAAKTALMSKSWDSSLVREMLTRAAGETPGGLDAYRPEGLLREFGLQGDGLYRLSEEQAGEILQMRLQRLTGLEQDKIVGEYKDVMAQIADLLDILATPSRVTTIIGDELTALKLEFGQTKLGARRSQIEHNAQDLGTEDLITPTDMVVTLSHTGYIKSQALSEYRAQKRGGRGKQATQTKDDDWVDQLFIANTHDYILCFTTRGRVYWLKVWEVPTGSRNSRGRPIVNMFPLQPGEKVNVVLPLTDGFRSFPADHYVFMATAQGVVKKTSLDEFSNPRKAGIIAVDLDEGDFLIGAALTDGKHDVMLFSDGGKAVRFDEDDVRSMGRNARGVRGMTLEEGQSVIAMLVAEDESQSVLTATENGYGKRTSIVEYTRHGRGTKGMIAIQQSERNGKVVAATLVRPADEIMLITDKGVLVRTRVSEIRELGRATQGVTLIALDNGTKLIGLQRIAENDANPEAGEEPPTDETEA, encoded by the coding sequence ATGACTCAGTTCGCCAAGGAAACCCTGCCCATCAGCCTCGAAGAGGAAATGCGGCGTTCTTACCTCGACTACGCGATGAGCGTGATCGTGGGTCGTGCACTGCCTGATGCCCGCGACGGCCTGAAGCCCGTCCACCGGCGCGTGCTGTATGCGATGCACGAGTTGAACAACGACTGGAACCGTCCGTACAAGAAGTCGGCGCGTATCGTCGGCGACGTGATCGGTAAATACCATCCGCACGGTGACCAATCGGTGTACGACACCGCCGTGCGCATGGCCCAGGACTTCTCCCTGCGCCACATGCTGGTCGACGGCCAGGGCAACTTCGGTTCGATCGACGGTGACAACGCCGCCGCGATGCGGTATACGGAAATCCGCCTCTCGAAGATCGCCCACGAGATGCTCGCCGACCTCGACAAGGAAACCGTCGACTTCGGCCCCAACTACGACGGCTCGCTGAAAGAGCCGCTCGTGATGCCCACGCGGCTGCCCAACCTGCTGGTCAACGGCTCCGGCGGCATCGCGGTGGGCATGGCCACCAACATCCCGCCGCACAACCTCAACGAGGTCGTCGACGCCTGCCACCACCTGCTGAAGAACCCCGACGCCACGATCGACGAGCTGATCGAGATCATCCCGGCGCCCGACTTCCCCACGGCCGGCATCATCTACGGCACGAGCGGCGTGCGCGAGGGCTACCGCACGGGCCGCGGCAAGGTCGTGATGCGCGCGAAGGTGCACTTCGAGGACATCGACCGTGGCGCCCGCCAGGCGATCATCGTCGACGAGATCCCGTACCAGGTGAACAAGAAGACCCTGCTCGAGCGCATGGCCGAGCTGGTCCACGAGAAGAAGATCGAAGGCATCAGCCACATCCAGGACGAGTCCGACCGTTCCGGCATGCGCGTGGTGATCGAGCTCAAGCGCGGCGAAGTGCCCGAGGTGGTGCTGAACAACCTGTACAAGCAGACGCAGCTGCAGGACACGTTCGGCATCAACATGGTGGCCCTGATCGACGGCCAGCCGAAGCTCTGCAACCTGAAGGACCTGATCTCGGTGTTCCTCGAACACCGCCGCGAGGTCATCCATCGCCGCACGGTGTTCGAGCTGCGCAAGGCCCGCGAGCGCGGCCACCTGCTCGAAGGCCTCGCCGTGGCCCTCGCGAACATCGACGAGTTCATCGAGACCATCAAGACCTCGCCCACGCCGCCGGCCGCGAAGACCGCGCTGATGAGCAAGTCGTGGGACTCCTCGCTCGTGCGCGAGATGCTGACGCGTGCCGCCGGCGAAACCCCGGGCGGCCTCGACGCCTACCGCCCGGAAGGCCTGCTGCGCGAGTTCGGCCTGCAGGGCGACGGCCTGTACCGCCTGTCCGAAGAGCAGGCCGGGGAAATCCTGCAGATGCGCCTGCAGCGCCTGACCGGCCTCGAGCAGGACAAGATCGTCGGCGAGTACAAGGACGTGATGGCGCAGATCGCCGACCTGCTCGACATCCTCGCCACGCCCTCGCGCGTGACCACCATCATCGGCGACGAACTCACCGCGCTGAAGCTCGAGTTCGGCCAGACCAAGCTGGGCGCGCGCCGCAGCCAGATCGAGCACAACGCGCAGGACCTCGGCACCGAAGACCTGATCACGCCCACCGACATGGTCGTGACGCTGAGCCACACCGGCTACATCAAGAGCCAGGCGCTCTCCGAGTACCGCGCGCAGAAGCGCGGCGGCCGCGGCAAGCAGGCCACGCAGACGAAGGACGACGACTGGGTCGACCAGCTGTTCATCGCGAACACGCACGACTACATCCTGTGCTTCACCACGCGCGGCCGTGTCTACTGGCTCAAGGTGTGGGAAGTGCCCACGGGCTCGCGCAACTCGCGCGGCCGCCCCATCGTCAACATGTTCCCGCTGCAGCCGGGCGAGAAGGTCAACGTGGTGCTGCCGCTCACCGACGGCTTCCGCAGCTTCCCTGCCGACCATTACGTGTTCATGGCCACCGCCCAGGGCGTGGTGAAGAAGACGTCGCTCGACGAATTCAGCAACCCGCGCAAGGCCGGCATCATCGCGGTCGACCTCGACGAAGGCGACTTCCTGATCGGCGCGGCCCTCACCGACGGCAAGCACGACGTGATGCTGTTCAGCGACGGCGGCAAGGCCGTGCGCTTCGACGAGGACGACGTGCGCTCGATGGGCCGCAACGCCCGCGGCGTGCGCGGCATGACGCTGGAAGAAGGCCAGAGCGTGATCGCCATGCTCGTGGCCGAGGACGAATCGCAGAGCGTGCTCACCGCCACCGAGAACGGCTACGGCAAGCGCACCAGCATCGTCGAGTACACGCGCCATGGCCGCGGAACCAAAGGCATGATCGCGATCCAACAGTCCGAGCGCAACGGCAAGGTGGTCGCGGCCACCCTCGTGCGTCCGGCCGACGAGATCATGCTGATCACCGACAAGGGTGTGCTCGTGCGCACCCGTGTGAGCGAGATCCGCGAGCTGGGCCGCGCCACCCAAGGCGTGACCCTGATCGCACTCGATAACGGAACCAAGCTCATTGGTTTGCAACGCATCGCGGAAAACGATGCCAACCCCGAGGCAGGTGAAGAGCCGCCCACTGACGAGACCGAAGCATGA
- a CDS encoding class I SAM-dependent methyltransferase, whose amino-acid sequence MQLLLDAIASAALPTDARRIFHGRGGLHPGCEHWALDVYPPVWVLTSFQPATEEELTTIGTALEQRWSQVAPGQPLNWVYQCRHEGQAVTRVMAGAVPEPHWVTEEGAQYKVNVGRGQNHGLFLDMANGRRWVRDHVTTHPGIRVLNLFAYTCAFSVVALQAGAKQVINLDMSQGALGVGQHNHRHNGLTGASFMAHDLFKTWGKVTRSGPYGLVIVDPPSYQKGSFVATKDYARLLRRLFDLMLPGGHALLCLNAPELGVDFLQDQVRELAPELEFVERVANPAVFADVDDQRSLKVLVYRAPPLA is encoded by the coding sequence ATGCAGCTCCTCCTGGACGCCATCGCCTCTGCCGCGCTTCCCACCGATGCCCGGCGCATCTTCCACGGCCGCGGCGGCCTGCACCCCGGCTGCGAGCACTGGGCCCTCGACGTGTACCCACCCGTGTGGGTGCTGACGAGCTTCCAGCCCGCGACCGAAGAGGAGCTCACCACCATCGGCACCGCCCTCGAACAGCGTTGGTCGCAGGTCGCGCCCGGCCAGCCGCTGAACTGGGTCTACCAGTGCCGCCACGAGGGCCAGGCGGTCACGCGCGTGATGGCGGGCGCCGTGCCCGAGCCGCACTGGGTCACGGAGGAGGGCGCGCAGTACAAGGTCAACGTGGGCCGCGGTCAGAACCATGGCCTGTTCCTCGACATGGCGAACGGCCGGCGCTGGGTGCGCGACCATGTGACGACGCACCCCGGCATCCGTGTGCTCAACCTCTTCGCGTACACGTGCGCGTTTTCCGTGGTGGCACTGCAAGCCGGCGCGAAGCAGGTCATCAACCTCGACATGAGCCAGGGCGCGCTCGGGGTGGGCCAGCACAACCACCGGCACAACGGCCTCACCGGTGCGAGCTTCATGGCGCACGATCTGTTCAAGACCTGGGGCAAGGTCACGCGCAGCGGCCCCTACGGCCTCGTGATCGTCGACCCGCCCAGCTACCAGAAGGGCAGCTTCGTCGCGACGAAGGATTACGCGCGGCTGCTGCGCCGGCTCTTCGATCTCATGCTGCCGGGTGGGCACGCGCTGCTGTGCCTCAACGCCCCGGAACTCGGCGTGGACTTCCTGCAGGACCAGGTGCGCGAACTCGCGCCCGAACTGGAATTCGTCGAACGTGTGGCGAACCCGGCGGTGTTCGCGGACGTGGACGACCAGCGGTCGTTGAAGGTGCTGGTGTACCGGGCGCCACCGCTGGCCTGA